A single region of the Lotus japonicus ecotype B-129 chromosome 4, LjGifu_v1.2 genome encodes:
- the LOC130710925 gene encoding GLABRA2 expression modulator-like: MEPPKPGTQHESHVPIGDSAAEAAANGSGSESQGPKERSAPSPGSAKKSVHWSPDLVTESTFTASPEASRSNSYFSFPSSSSSQSPSSFNVMETVVTVRNVLGRWGRKVGDASRKAESLAGNTWQHLKTSPSFAEAAMGRIAQGTKVLAEGGYEKIFLSTFETVPEERLQNSYACYLSTSAGPVMGVLYVSTAKIAYSSDNPISYKSENKTEWSYYKVVIPLHELKAVNPSANTANPAEKYIQVISTDNHEFWFMGFLNYEGAQECLEEALKAGKLSLSEA, translated from the exons ATGGAACCGCCGAAGCCCGGAACGCAACACGAATCTCACGTTCCCATCGGAGACTCCGCCGCTGAAGCCGCAGCGAACGGATCGGGATCGGAATCGCAGGGCCCGAAAGAACGTAGCGCGCCGTCGCCCGGTAGCGCTAAGAAGTCGGTGCATTGGAGCCCCGATTTGGTCACGGAATCCACGTTCACAGCTTCCCCTGAAGCATCGCGTTCCAATTCAtacttttcttttccttcttcttcttcctctcaatcCCCATCCTCGTTCAATGTCATGG AGACGGTGGTGACTGTTCGTAATGTGCTTGGAAGATGGGGTAGGAAGGTCGGAGACGCAAGTCGGAAGGCTGAGAGTCTCGCTGGAAACACATGGCAGCACT TGAAAACAAGCCCTAGCTTTGCTGAAGCTGCTATGGGAAGAATTGCCCAGGGAACCAAGGTACTGGCGGAAGGTGGATATGAGAAGATTTTCCTGAGTACATTTGAAACTGTTCCAGAGGAACGGCTTCAGAATTCTTATGCATGTTATCTATCCACATCAGCTGGTCCAGTGATGGGGGTTTTGTATGTATCCACGGCCAAGATTGCATATTCTAGTGACAATCCTATCTCCTATAAATCTGAAAACAAAACTGAATGGAGCTATTATAAG GTAGTCATTCCATTACATGAGCTAAAAGCAGTGAATCCTTCAGCGAACACAGCCAATCCTGCTGAAAAGTACATTCAGGTGATCTCGACCGacaatcatgaattttggtttaTGGGTTTCTTGAACTATGAAGGTGCACAGGAATGCCTGGAAGAAGCTCTGAAAGCGGGCAAATTATCACTATCAGAAGCATAG